From Rhodamnia argentea isolate NSW1041297 chromosome 10, ASM2092103v1, whole genome shotgun sequence, a single genomic window includes:
- the LOC115745781 gene encoding jasmonate-induced oxygenase 1-like, producing the protein MSLQSWPEPVVRVQSLSESGIKAIPDRYVKPPSDRASIVCSPSVKDANIPIIDLEGLFIGANVLGGPGNPTLRQINEACRDWGFFQVVNHGVDPKLMRAMRESWREFFHLPLESKQQYANSPCTYEGYGSRLGIEKGAVLDWSDYYFLHYMPQCLRSHEKWPALPSSCREQIAEYSKQVVELSGRLMKMLSLNLGLPEDFLQRCFGGEEIGACLRVNFYPKCPQPDLTLGLSSHSDPGGLTLLLPDENVPGLQVRRGESWVTVDPVPDAFIVNIGDQMQVLSNAIYRSVEHRVIVNSAKERVSLAFFYNPKSDIPIAPAPELVTEDRPALYPAMTFDEYRLYIRTKGPRGKSQVESLKSPR; encoded by the exons ATGAGCCTACAAAGCTGGCCTGAGCCAGTGGTTCGGGTCCAATCCCTATCTGAGAGCGGCATTAAGGCAATCCCCGACCGCTACGTGAAGCCACCATCCGACCGGGCCTCGATCGTCTGCTCACCCTCGGTCAAGGATGCCAACATCCCCATCATCGACCTTGAGGGCCTCTTCATTGGGGCCAACGTCCTGGGCGGCCCTGGCAACCCAACCTTGAGGCAGATCAACGAGGCGTGCCGCGACTGGGGGTTCTTCCAGGTGGTGAACCACGGGGTTGACCCGAAGCTGATGAGGGCGATGCGGGAGAGCTGGCGGGAGTTCTTCCACCTGCCGCTGGAGTCGAAGCAGCAGTACGCCAACTCCCCATGCACCTATGAGGGGTACGGGAGCCGGCTCGGCATCGAGAAAGGGGCGGTCCTCGACTGGAGCGACTACTACTTCCTCCATTACATGCCCCAGTGCCTGAGGAGCCACGAGAAGTGGCCGGCGCTTCCTTCATCGTGCAG GGAACAAATTGCAGAATACAGCAAGCAAGTGGTGGAGTTGAGCGGAAGATTGATGAAGATGTTGTCCCTCAATTTGGGATTGCCGGAGGACTTTTTACAGAGATGTTTCGGAGGGGAGGAGATCGGGGCATGCCTGAGGGTCAATTTCTACCCGAAATGCCCGCAACCCGACCTCACACTGGGCCTCTCTTCGCATTCGGACCCAGGCGGCTTGACCCTCCTCCTCCCGGATGAGAATGTCCCTGGCCTCCAAGTCCGTAGGGGCGAGAGTTGGGTCACCGTCGACCCGGTCCCTGACGCCTTCATTGTCAACATTGGTGATCAGATGCAG GTCTTGAGCAATGCAATCTACAGGAGCGTGGAACATAGAGTTATAGTGAATTCCGCAAAAGAGAGGGTTTCACTGGCCTTCTTCTACAACCCCAAGAGCGACATCCCGATCGCACCCGCCCCGGAATTGGTGACTGAGGACCGCCCTGCCCTCTACCCGGCCATGACCTTCGACGAGTACCGGCTCTACATAAGGACCAAGGGTCCCCGTGGCAAGTCCCAAGTTGAATCTCTCAAATCCCCAAGATGA